GTCGGGGTTGCGCGGCAGCAGGCGGATACGATCCTTGGCGATCTTCAGCAGCTTGACGGTGATCTCGTCATCGATGCGGGCCACCACGATCTGCCCGGAATGGGCGTCGCGGGTGCGGTGCACGCCGATCAGGTCACCGTCGAAGATGCCCTCGTCGATCATCGAATCGCCCTGCACCTTCAGCAGGTAGTCCGGCGCTGGCGAGAAGAAGACCCGGTCCAACACCACGAAATCGTCCGAGCCGATATCGGCGCCGATCGGCAGGCCGGCCGCAACCCGGCCGAGCACCGGCAGGCGCAGCACGCTGTCGGGCAGATCTGGCTCGGCCAGCTTCTCGACCGGCGGTGCCTGCACCAGGCGGATGCCGCGCGCCTGGCCTGGGATGCGACGGATCGCACCGGCCTGCTCCAGGGCTTCCAGGTGGTACTGGGCCGCGCGCACGCCCTTGAAGCCGAACGCGCGTGCGATTTCAGTTTGCGACGGCGGTGCGCCTTCGCTCTCGATACGCTCGGCGATCAACTGCAGGATCGCCTGCTGGGTGTCGGTCAGGTCCATGGTTAGTAGTATTACTACTAACGTGCGGGACTGCAAGTGCCGAAGACGACACGGCGACATCTGCAGTGCCGAGCCGTGCTCGGCAATGTGGCGAATGGCTGGGCTGGGCTGGGCTGACCTGGGCAAGAGCAGCCGAGCATGGCTCGGCTCTACAGGAATCGCTGCGCGATTCCGCGGTAAACACACTCATGTGTGTTTACCGCTTCTCCATATAGAGAACAGGATCCACACGCCGCAGAAGCCGGCGCCGATGAAGCCGCAGACCCCCAGCGCCAGCAGCCAGCGGCTGGAAACACCGCCGACGCTGTGCATCACGATCGAGGAGCCGATGATCAACGCGGCGGTGACGATGCCCATCACCAGCCGGTTCGCTGCGCGGTTCACCTGTTCGCCGAAGCCCTGCAGCGCGCTGGTTTCCACCTTCAGCTGGAGACGACCGCGACGCGCCGCCTGCACCAGCTTGCGCAGGTCGCGCGGCAGCTCACCGGCGAAGTCGACCAGGCCCAGCAGGCTGCGTCGGCCCCGCTTGAGCAGCGCCTTGGGCGCATAGCGCTGCAGCACTACCCGCTCCAGGAACGGGCGCGCAGCACTGGCCATGTCGAAATCCGGATCCAGCTGGCGCCCCATGCCCTCCAGGGTCAGGAACGCCTTGATCATCAGCGCCAGGTCGGCCGGCAGGGTCAGGCTGTAACTGCGCAGCAGCTGGGTGATGTCACCCAGCATCAGGCCGATGCGCAGGTCCTTCAGCGGCACGCCGCGGTACTGATCGACGAACTGGCTGATGTCGTGCTGCAGCCGGTTCTCGTCCACTTCCACGCCACCGGCCCAGTCCAGCAATACGTCGGCTACGCCCTGCGGGTCCTGCTCGACCAGACCGTGCAGCAGCTGCGCGACCTGGAAGCGGCGCACTTCCGACAAGGCGCCGACCATGCCGAAATCGATCACGCCGATGCGGCCGTCACGCAGGTAGATGATGTTGCCGGGGTGCGGGTCGGCATGGAAGCTGCCGTCTTCGAGCACCATCTTCAACACGATGTCCGCGCCGCGCCGGGCCAGTTCGCGCCGGTCCAGGCCCGCCGCATCGACACCGGCCAGGTCACGCCCGGGAATGCCGTCGACGAAGTCCTGGACGTTCAGGCTTTCGCAGGTCCACTGCCAGTGCACGCTGGGGATCAGGATGTCGTCACGGCCGTTGAAGTTGCGCGCGATGCGCTCGGCATTGCGGCATTCGGCAGCGAAATCCAGTTCGCGGCGCAGCGACACGGTGAACTGCTGCACGACCTCGGCCGGGCGGTAACGACGCAGGTCCGGCAGGCGCGCCTCGACAATCTCGGCCAGTCGGGCCAGCAGCCGCAGGTCGGCCTCGACCACATCGCGGATACCCGGGCGCCGCACCTTCAGCACCACCTCGCGGCCGTCATGCAGGCGCGCGCGGTGGGCCTGCGCCAGCGAGGCGGCGGCCATCGGGGTTTCATCGAGGAAGGCGAACACTTCCGTCGGCGAGGCGCCAAGGTCGGCTTCGAGCTGCTCGCGGATATCCGCGTACGGCAGCGCCGGCACCGCGTTCTGCAGTTCGGACAGTTCAGCGATCCATTCCGGCGGCAGCAGGTCAACGCGCGTCGCCAGCACCTGCCCGAGCTTGACGAAAGTGGGACCGAGATCCTGCATCGCACTGCGCACACGCACCGGCGCGGTCATCCGCAGCAGTTCCTGCCGCTCTTCGTTCCAGTGCAGCAGGCGCCCTGCCCGCTCCAGCGTGCTGGCCAGGCCGATGCGTCGCACCACGTCACCAAAGCCATAGCGGATCAGGACAACCGCAATTTCCTGCAGTCGGCCCAGGTCACGGACCGTGCCCAGCGTTTCCCACATCATGCGTGCTCCGGACGATTACCGGAGCAGCATGTCACAGCTGGGCGTCGATGCCGCGCAATGCCGCCGCCACGGTTTGCCGGCGGATGGCTTCGCGGTCGCCATCGAACTGGAACAGCTCGGCGCGGGCATAGCCGCCACGGCGCTTCCAGCCGATCCAGACACTGCCCACCGGCTTGTCCGGGCTGCCACCGCCGGGGCCGGCGATGCCGGTCACCGCCACCGCGATGCCGGCACCGGAATTGACCAGCGCACCGGAGACCATTTCCAGCACGGTTTCGCGGCTGACCGCACCGAACTGCTCCAGGGTCTGCGCGCGCACGCCGAGCAGGCGCTGCTTGGCTTCGTAGCTGTAGACCACCATGCCGCAGTCGAAGAACGCCGAGGAACCGGCAATGTCGGTCATGCACTTGGCAATCCAGCCACCACTGCAGCTTTCAGCGGTCACCAGCTGCAGCGAGGCCTGCTGCAGGCGCCGCCCGAGCGCGGCGGACTGGGCATTGAGTTCAGCGTCGGTGGGGATGGACATCGGCATGACGGTGGGGTGAAGAACCTGCACGTTGTACCGCAGATGACAGCCTCATGTCGCGCACCACCGCAATGGCAGCCGCCGGGCATGGCCCGGCGCTATCTCACCACTCCGGCAGCTTCTCCGGGAGCAGCGACCGGATCGGTGCACCGTCGGCGCTGGCGGCCAGCTTTTCGGCTTCGGCGATCGGCAGGTCAACCTGCAGCAGCCAGCCCTCTTCATCCGCCTGTTCGCTGCGGATCACTTCCAGCTGGTGCAGCCGCGCGCGCAGGCGACCGGCATCGGGTGGCAGGCGCAGTTCGCCGGTGACGTGCTGCAGGCCCAGGCGCTTGCCCAGCACCGCCTGCAGCAGCTCCAGGCCCTGCCCGTCGCGTGCGGAAATCCACACCCGCTCGCGGCGCGATTCGTCCGGGATGCCATCCTGGCCGTCGTGGCGGACGTCGGCACCCTCGATGCGGTCGATCTTGTTGAACACCAGCAGCTGCGGCAGGTCACCGGCACCGACGGCGGTCAGTACTTCGTCCACCTGAGCGATGCGCTCCTCGCGGTGCGGATCGGCGGCGTCAACCACGTGCAGCAGGAAATCGGCCTCGCGTGCCTCCGACAGCGTCGAGCGGAACGCGGCGACCAGGTCATGCGGCAGGTCGCGGACGAAACCGACGGTGTCGGCCAGCACCACGTTGCCACCGGGCACCGCGATGCGGCGCACGGTCGGGTCCAGTGTGGCGAACAGCTGATCGGCGGCGTAGGCCTCGGCGCCGGTCATGGCATTGAACAGGGTCGACTTGCCGGCGTTGGTATAGCCCACCAGGGCCACGCGCGGCAGCTCGCTGCGCACGCGCGCACGACGCATCTGGGTGCGCTGCACTTCGACCTTTTCCAGACGCTTCTGCAGCTGCTCGACCCGCTTCTGCAGCAGGCGGCGGTCGGTTTCCAGCTGGGTTTCACCCGGGCCGCGCAGGCCGATCGAACCGCCACGCTGGCGCTCCAGGTGGGTCCAGCCGCGCACCAGCCGCGTGGCCAGGTGACGCAGCTGCGCCAGCTCGACCTGCAGCTTGCCTTCGTGGCTGTGCGCACGCTGGGCGAAGATGTCCAGGATCAGGCCGGTACGGTCGATCACCCGGCGCTCCAGGAAACGTTCCAGGTTGCGCTCCTGGCCTGGGCTCAAGGCATGGTTGACCAGGATCAGGTCGGCACCGCTGGCGTCGGCCGCTGCCTTGATCTCGTCCAGCTTGCCGCTGCCGATCAGGGTCGACGGATTGGGACGGTCCAGGCGTGCGGTAATGGTCGCGGCGATGCTGGCCCCAGCCGAGCGGGCCAGATCACCGAATTCTTCCAGCACATCGTCTTCCAGCTTGCCGAAATGGGGCTGGATCAACAGGGCGTGTTCACCCTTTTTCGAGCGGTCAAACATTCACCGCTCCGGTCTTACTCGTCTGCTTCATCACCTGCCTGACCACCTTCACCCGACTGCACATAACCACCGCCCGGACCGACCTTCACGTTGCGTGCCGGAACGACCGTGGAAATGGCGTGCTTGTAAACCATCTGACTGACCGTGTTGCGCAGCAGGACCACGAACTGGTCGAACGACTCGATCGTGCCCTGCAGCTTGATGCCGTTGACCAGGTACACCGAAACCGGCACGCGTTCGCGCCGCAGTGCGTTCAAGAAAGGATCCTGCAGCGATTGCCCCTTGGACATTGCACACTCCTGATTATTGTTCTTATTGGGTTGCCGACGGTTGCCACGGCCCCCGAGCCGCCCGCCGACCGATGATGTTACACGGCTGGCGGGGGGTCAGCGTGCGACGAAGGTCGACACCGCGCCGGCCAGGCGCTCTCCATCCACATGGGGGTCGAACCAGCGCGCATCAAGCTCGCCGCGCAGCCAGGTCAGCTGGCGCTTGGCCAGTTGCCGGGTGGCGAAGATCGCCTTGTCACGGAATCGGGCGGCATCGCCCTCCCCGTCCAGGTACTCCCAGGCCTGGCGATAGCCGAC
This genomic window from Stenotrophomonas maltophilia contains:
- the lexA gene encoding transcriptional repressor LexA, translated to MDLTDTQQAILQLIAERIESEGAPPSQTEIARAFGFKGVRAAQYHLEALEQAGAIRRIPGQARGIRLVQAPPVEKLAEPDLPDSVLRLPVLGRVAAGLPIGADIGSDDFVVLDRVFFSPAPDYLLKVQGDSMIDEGIFDGDLIGVHRTRDAHSGQIVVARIDDEITVKLLKIAKDRIRLLPRNPDYKPIEVLPDQDFSIEGLYCGLLRPNR
- the ubiB gene encoding 2-polyprenylphenol 6-hydroxylase, whose amino-acid sequence is MWETLGTVRDLGRLQEIAVVLIRYGFGDVVRRIGLASTLERAGRLLHWNEERQELLRMTAPVRVRSAMQDLGPTFVKLGQVLATRVDLLPPEWIAELSELQNAVPALPYADIREQLEADLGASPTEVFAFLDETPMAAASLAQAHRARLHDGREVVLKVRRPGIRDVVEADLRLLARLAEIVEARLPDLRRYRPAEVVQQFTVSLRRELDFAAECRNAERIARNFNGRDDILIPSVHWQWTCESLNVQDFVDGIPGRDLAGVDAAGLDRRELARRGADIVLKMVLEDGSFHADPHPGNIIYLRDGRIGVIDFGMVGALSEVRRFQVAQLLHGLVEQDPQGVADVLLDWAGGVEVDENRLQHDISQFVDQYRGVPLKDLRIGLMLGDITQLLRSYSLTLPADLALMIKAFLTLEGMGRQLDPDFDMASAARPFLERVVLQRYAPKALLKRGRRSLLGLVDFAGELPRDLRKLVQAARRGRLQLKVETSALQGFGEQVNRAANRLVMGIVTAALIIGSSIVMHSVGGVSSRWLLALGVCGFIGAGFCGVWILFSIWRSGKHT
- a CDS encoding CinA family protein — encoded protein: MSIPTDAELNAQSAALGRRLQQASLQLVTAESCSGGWIAKCMTDIAGSSAFFDCGMVVYSYEAKQRLLGVRAQTLEQFGAVSRETVLEMVSGALVNSGAGIAVAVTGIAGPGGGSPDKPVGSVWIGWKRRGGYARAELFQFDGDREAIRRQTVAAALRGIDAQL
- the hflX gene encoding ribosome rescue GTPase HflX, encoding MFDRSKKGEHALLIQPHFGKLEDDVLEEFGDLARSAGASIAATITARLDRPNPSTLIGSGKLDEIKAAADASGADLILVNHALSPGQERNLERFLERRVIDRTGLILDIFAQRAHSHEGKLQVELAQLRHLATRLVRGWTHLERQRGGSIGLRGPGETQLETDRRLLQKRVEQLQKRLEKVEVQRTQMRRARVRSELPRVALVGYTNAGKSTLFNAMTGAEAYAADQLFATLDPTVRRIAVPGGNVVLADTVGFVRDLPHDLVAAFRSTLSEAREADFLLHVVDAADPHREERIAQVDEVLTAVGAGDLPQLLVFNKIDRIEGADVRHDGQDGIPDESRRERVWISARDGQGLELLQAVLGKRLGLQHVTGELRLPPDAGRLRARLHQLEVIRSEQADEEGWLLQVDLPIAEAEKLAASADGAPIRSLLPEKLPEW
- the hfq gene encoding RNA chaperone Hfq, translating into MSKGQSLQDPFLNALRRERVPVSVYLVNGIKLQGTIESFDQFVVLLRNTVSQMVYKHAISTVVPARNVKVGPGGGYVQSGEGGQAGDEADE